From Ignisphaera aggregans DSM 17230, the proteins below share one genomic window:
- a CDS encoding protein of unknown function DUF324 (InterPro IPR005537:IPR018247~KEGG: tpe:Tpen_1288 CRISPR-associated Csm3 family protein~PFAM: protein of unknown function DUF324~SPTR: A1RZQ6 CRISPR-associated RAMP protein, SSO1426 family~PFAM: RAMP superfamily) has protein sequence MIDLSVGAPYINLVYTPHRYTHYLAIMLEITNITELAVGGSAIDMVLGSGVTENPIAKMPMQVKYGDDIITEIVPYIPGSTVKGVIRSYIELKLRQNDIDGNRYVSLGELLEKTFSTNGIDSSTVSEILDKVLKPILYEYFDENIVDSCIRRLREKAIDINDLIRYLGRGTEVIELFDEIVKDEAIARTYADMFRTILNRYVVNINSCDSVVEGLVCTMPIPKYKFYLVKGLVEALRSKSCTIDNIEYPCRVCRIFGAPGYSSKAIVFDAYPIAVKNITILYRTHIAIDRIRGAVAQGKTFDIEYIAPGARFISILVYYFQAREEKDQKQNSGKQDKRQCNKNLMKEFNEILEKHSMKLVYEEKERNNIELLLDSVEELSNRDISIGRRKTIGMGLIKLRPLALSIWRIYNPTKIDVCYYIDENEFTKIMNEARSNGLPVPLEELITTFFMNKSGGEQK, from the coding sequence GTGATAGACCTGTCTGTAGGAGCTCCATATATAAACCTTGTGTATACACCCCATAGATATACACATTATCTAGCTATAATGCTTGAGATAACAAATATAACAGAGCTTGCTGTAGGTGGATCAGCAATAGATATGGTTCTTGGTAGTGGTGTTACAGAGAACCCAATAGCAAAAATGCCTATGCAGGTTAAGTATGGCGATGACATCATCACAGAGATTGTACCATATATACCTGGCTCAACAGTAAAAGGCGTTATAAGATCATATATAGAGCTAAAGCTTAGACAGAATGATATAGACGGAAATAGATATGTATCTCTAGGAGAATTACTTGAAAAGACATTCTCTACAAACGGCATAGACTCCTCAACAGTCTCTGAGATCCTAGATAAGGTGCTTAAACCTATTCTCTATGAATATTTCGATGAGAATATAGTTGATAGCTGTATAAGGAGGTTGAGGGAGAAGGCTATAGATATCAATGATTTAATTAGATATCTAGGTAGAGGGACAGAGGTTATAGAGCTATTCGATGAAATTGTTAAAGATGAGGCCATAGCTAGAACATATGCAGATATGTTTAGAACTATCCTAAATAGATATGTTGTAAATATAAACAGCTGTGATTCTGTGGTAGAGGGACTTGTATGCACAATGCCAATACCAAAATATAAATTCTATCTAGTGAAGGGATTAGTAGAGGCATTGAGATCTAAGAGCTGTACTATAGATAACATCGAATATCCGTGTAGAGTATGTAGAATATTTGGAGCTCCTGGCTATAGCTCCAAAGCTATAGTCTTTGATGCTTATCCAATAGCAGTTAAGAATATTACAATTCTATATAGAACACATATAGCTATAGATAGGATAAGAGGAGCTGTAGCACAGGGAAAGACATTCGATATAGAGTATATAGCACCTGGAGCAAGGTTCATATCAATTCTAGTCTACTACTTCCAAGCACGCGAAGAAAAGGATCAGAAGCAGAACAGTGGAAAACAGGATAAGCGGCAATGCAATAAAAATCTTATGAAAGAGTTTAACGAGATTCTAGAAAAACATTCTATGAAGCTCGTCTATGAAGAGAAAGAGAGGAATAACATTGAACTACTTCTAGATAGTGTTGAGGAGCTTAGCAATAGAGATATATCAATAGGTAGGAGAAAGACTATAGGCATGGGCCTAATAAAGCTAAGGCCATTAGCACTAAGCATATGGAGAATCTACAATCCAACAAAAATAGATGTTTGCTACTATATAGATGAAAATGAATTCACAAAGATTATGAACGAAGCTAGAAGCAATGGCCTACCAGTACCATTAGAAGAACTTATCACAACATTCTTCATGAATAAATCTGGTGGTGAACAGAAATGA
- a CDS encoding protein of unknown function DUF324 (InterPro IPR005537~KEGG: sai:Saci_1893 hypothetical protein~PFAM: protein of unknown function DUF324~SPTR: Q4J7N6 Putative uncharacterized protein~PFAM: RAMP superfamily) has product MLPRYVKIYRIGVETLSPLHIGGERGIRPATIDLKVYRRIELRSGTSVEIPIIPGSTMKGILRHTFEDLLRSYVLDRLGSWQKVLNVIGRSLGIAIAGYAQVVRGGNICEDIANYLLRDQQIYVELPDDKGAGGVQGLDIAQCIREGMEEVVKKLSREEHGDIAKRLSNCAEKIPQVASLNIVALYPFVCDPTSPLTADLPDTAFLDVVRDRGITFRLFLSMALGRKFLFLQEVCPVCMLFGAPGRLSPLMFEDLKPVGDLGILPVRTRIAVDRDTATAKYGKLFTLEYIPPGTRFEGEIRIVMGMINSILRDKVDEILKILLKSLSFRPIGGFKSVGMGSIKIDLEKEVLSTPSNPDKLSEDIRNIFNDVFEEISKEIKNDEKTNARIDLLKRKLSVIGFDEEDVKAVGEALKYIVDHQKELLENLLGRG; this is encoded by the coding sequence ATGCTACCTAGATATGTGAAGATATATAGAATAGGAGTAGAAACCCTGTCTCCTCTCCACATAGGTGGTGAAAGAGGTATTAGACCAGCAACAATTGATTTAAAGGTGTATAGAAGGATAGAGCTTCGCAGTGGGACATCTGTAGAGATACCTATAATCCCTGGATCAACAATGAAGGGTATACTTAGACATACATTTGAAGATCTTCTACGCTCATATGTTCTAGATAGACTTGGTAGTTGGCAGAAGGTTCTAAATGTTATAGGTAGGTCGTTGGGTATTGCAATAGCAGGTTATGCCCAGGTAGTACGTGGGGGAAATATATGTGAAGATATTGCTAACTATCTGCTACGTGATCAACAGATATATGTAGAGCTACCAGATGATAAGGGAGCTGGTGGAGTACAGGGGCTGGATATAGCACAATGTATCAGAGAAGGTATGGAGGAGGTAGTCAAAAAACTTAGTAGGGAAGAACATGGTGATATAGCAAAAAGGCTTAGCAACTGTGCTGAAAAGATCCCACAGGTTGCTTCACTCAATATAGTTGCTCTCTACCCATTTGTATGTGACCCAACATCACCTCTCACAGCGGATCTACCAGATACAGCTTTTCTCGATGTTGTAAGGGATAGAGGTATAACATTCAGATTATTCCTCAGTATGGCTCTAGGGAGAAAATTCCTCTTTCTACAAGAGGTTTGCCCTGTATGTATGTTGTTTGGAGCTCCTGGAAGACTTTCACCACTTATGTTCGAAGACCTTAAACCTGTTGGAGATCTCGGGATACTTCCTGTTAGAACTAGAATTGCTGTTGATAGAGATACAGCTACAGCTAAATATGGAAAGCTATTTACATTAGAATATATACCACCTGGGACGAGATTTGAAGGAGAGATAAGAATTGTTATGGGGATGATAAACAGTATTCTGAGAGATAAGGTGGATGAGATACTTAAGATATTACTCAAATCCCTTAGCTTTAGACCTATAGGGGGATTCAAATCTGTTGGAATGGGTAGCATTAAGATAGATCTAGAGAAAGAGGTTCTGTCAACACCTTCGAATCCAGATAAACTATCTGAGGATATAAGGAATATATTTAACGATGTATTTGAGGAAATCAGTAAGGAGATAAAAAATGATGAAAAAACTAATGCTAGAATCGATTTGCTAAAGAGAAAGCTTAGTGTCATTGGATTTGATGAAGAAGATGTTAAAGCTGTTGGAGAGGCTCTAAAGTATATTGTTGATCATCAGAAAGAACTTCTGGAAAATCTGCTTGGCAGGGGTTGA
- a CDS encoding Protein of unknown function DUF2276 (InterPro IPR019267~KEGG: sai:Saci_1864 hypothetical protein~PFAM: Protein of unknown function DUF2276~SPTR: Q4J7R1 Conserved protein~PFAM: Uncharacterized conserved protein (DUF2276)~TIGRFAM: CRISPR-associated protein Cas6): MYCFDKVYICFVCFVCLVFCVSGFVFGVRFCVVPFDRVCINIYTPRFVKALLFLSRGFSWVRGLYEDRRSVKPFSLSPLYGGNGYVLDEGVCIDSSSRYFFDLSIASRDTSLLDSISSVYEDVVEVSSWGARFRVSIDSIEIVSIDNLSIGFNDSGKQVVKLVFHTPTLLSSKLMAPPLDSFKKRIESMPNLYILYPSTGHICSYLARLWYSATGRSICSGPTEEWAAYFMGRLCEATLVPIDYRISLKTVRYDENRRIRGFVGWTILRLGIRSRKVIDRIDKIFALASKLGIGKSRTIGFGITRAFVKELRD; this comes from the coding sequence GTGTATTGTTTTGATAAGGTTTATATATGTTTTGTGTGTTTTGTTTGTTTGGTGTTTTGTGTGTCTGGTTTTGTTTTTGGTGTTAGGTTTTGTGTTGTTCCTTTTGATAGGGTTTGTATTAATATCTATACTCCTAGGTTTGTTAAGGCTTTGTTGTTTTTGTCTAGGGGTTTTTCTTGGGTTAGGGGTTTGTATGAGGATAGGAGGTCTGTTAAGCCTTTTTCTCTTTCTCCTCTCTATGGTGGTAATGGCTATGTTCTTGATGAGGGTGTTTGTATTGATTCTAGCTCTAGATATTTCTTTGATCTATCTATTGCTTCTAGGGATACATCTCTTCTCGACTCTATCTCTTCTGTTTATGAGGATGTTGTAGAGGTTTCTAGTTGGGGTGCTAGGTTTAGGGTTTCTATAGATAGTATAGAGATTGTATCTATAGATAATCTCTCTATAGGTTTCAATGACTCTGGTAAACAGGTTGTAAAACTTGTTTTCCATACACCTACACTTCTATCGTCAAAGCTTATGGCACCCCCTCTAGACTCTTTCAAGAAGAGGATTGAGTCTATGCCAAATCTATATATCTTATATCCATCTACAGGACATATATGTAGCTATCTAGCAAGGCTATGGTATTCAGCTACAGGTAGATCTATATGTAGTGGACCTACAGAGGAGTGGGCAGCATATTTCATGGGGAGGCTATGTGAGGCTACTCTTGTACCTATAGACTATAGAATTTCTCTAAAGACCGTTAGATATGATGAGAATAGAAGGATTAGAGGATTTGTTGGATGGACAATACTTAGACTAGGTATAAGGAGTAGGAAGGTTATAGATAGGATAGACAAGATATTTGCACTAGCATCAAAACTAGGTATAGGAAAGTCTAGAACTATAGGCTTTGGAATCACAAGAGCTTTTGTCAAAGAGCTTAGGGATTAG
- a CDS encoding CRISPR-associated protein, Csa1 family (COGs: COG4343 conserved hypothetical protein~InterPro IPR009260~KEGG: mse:Msed_1146 CRISPR-associated RAMP Csa1 family protein~PFAM: Protein of unknown function DUF911 endonuclease-like~SPTR: A4YFV5 CRISPR-associated protein, Csa1 family~TIGRFAM: CRISPR-associated protein, Csa1 family~PFAM: Archaeal protein of unknown function (DUF911)~TIGRFAM: CRISPR-associated protein, Csa1 family) gives MYRASDPVDEGLRGWHWYEKPLRPRAFLELSMADAVYRFCPSRRDLWLRRRIGVEGEASDGMRKGFAIHSIFHISSGVVAKAIFSGYSPWDAYEYGYRQCIKSAKVYNNIINVEKLCKEFSFIWSSMAMELGSPIAITEFTVDGSLIGLSRNLRVDALFEGSVIIELKYGSFRRDYIDVLAGYAIAMESFIEMPIDFGILMLVNSDGTAIKIEPVYIGNDVRKEFIELRDEAIDILLSDVLSIPFIGFMTVYLFTLGFHPDHITFQFHL, from the coding sequence GTGTATAGAGCTAGTGATCCTGTTGATGAGGGTCTTAGGGGTTGGCATTGGTATGAGAAGCCTTTGAGGCCTAGGGCTTTTCTAGAGCTTTCTATGGCTGATGCTGTCTATAGGTTTTGTCCTAGTAGGAGGGATTTGTGGCTTAGGAGGAGGATTGGTGTCGAGGGTGAGGCTAGTGATGGTATGAGGAAGGGTTTTGCTATTCACAGCATCTTCCATATCTCTAGCGGTGTTGTTGCAAAAGCTATATTTAGTGGTTATAGTCCTTGGGATGCATATGAATATGGATATAGACAGTGTATAAAGTCCGCAAAGGTGTATAACAATATTATAAATGTTGAGAAGCTGTGTAAAGAGTTTTCATTTATATGGAGCTCTATGGCTATGGAGCTAGGATCACCTATAGCAATAACAGAGTTTACTGTTGATGGATCTCTAATAGGTTTGTCAAGAAATCTAAGAGTTGATGCACTCTTTGAGGGTTCTGTAATCATTGAGCTGAAGTATGGCTCTTTTAGAAGAGACTATATAGATGTATTAGCAGGATATGCAATAGCTATGGAGAGCTTTATCGAGATGCCTATAGACTTTGGAATTCTAATGCTTGTAAATAGCGATGGAACAGCTATAAAGATAGAACCTGTGTATATAGGTAATGATGTTAGAAAGGAGTTTATAGAGCTTAGAGATGAGGCTATAGATATTCTCCTAAGCGATGTACTTTCAATTCCATTTATTGGATTCATGACAGTATATCTATTTACACTAGGATTTCATCCAGACCATATAACCTTTCAATTCCATTTATAG